The following DNA comes from Bradyrhizobium sp. SK17.
GCGCGAGGAAGCCACACCCGTCCCGGCAGACAAGAACAGGCAGCCTGCCACCAAGCGTCCAAATTGGATCGCATTCCATCTCGTTGCGACCGTGTCGTGGGCTCCCGGGCAAATGGTAAGCGCCGACAGCCTGCGGCTCGGTTTGGGAGCTGACGAATGATGGTGGCCATTCAGTCCGGCGTCCGCACGACACACGGCTTTACCCTGATCGAAATGCTCGCCGCGCTGGCTATCGGGTCGGCTGTGATTGCCGCGACCGCGATGCTGATCAACAACGTTGCACTCAATTTCGACCGCAGAACCGGGTTGGTGGGGAAAGCCGATCAACTGCTGCTCGCTGTCGACCGCATTGCGGCAGACCTTGGGTCGGCCCGTCAGGTGCGTCAGTCCGGCACCGGCGCCGATACGACTGTCGCCTTCAATGGCGACGCTGCCCAGGTGAGGTTCATCACCGGCAGCGGAAACCAGGGCGAAGAAGTGGTCAGCTTGCAGGTCGAGGAGACCGACGGGGTCAGCCATCTGGTCCGGCGCCGCGCGCGGTCGTTGGGGGAGCGCACCGCATTCGCGAGCGTCACGCTCGGCGATCCCGTCCAGTTGATCGAAGGGCAGGTCGACATGAGTTTTACGTTCGGAAGCCTTGATGCGGATGGAACGCTGTCCTGGAACGAGACCTGGAGCGGGCGACCAATCCTGCCGCGATTGGTGCGGCTCAACATCCGTGACCGCGCGAGTGGAGCAGATCTGCTACGCGGCGTTCAGTTCGTGCTGCGCGCCGACGCGCCGATCGGCTGTGCCCAGGGCGAGGCCGGCGCTGAATGTGTGTCCGGCAAGCCGGCGGCGCCGAAACAGACCGAGCCGGCGAAGGATGCGCCGGCGGGAGGGCGTGGATGAGCAGTCGGCGCTCGCAACGCGGCATGGTATTGCTCGTCGTGCTATGGGCGATAGCGCTATGTTCCGCGCTCGTCATGGCGACATCCACGACCTTTCGCAGCCTGGCTGGGATTGTCCGGATTGATCGGGATCGGGTGCAGGGCGGTGCGCTGCTGACGGCGGGGCTCGAAGGGGCTGCCGGTATCGTCGCGGCGCTGCGAGGCGGCCTGCTCACCGAGCGCAGCGTCACGCTGGCATTTCCGACCGGATCGGTGCGGGTGACGGTGACGGACGAGGGCGGCCGCATCGATATCGGAAAGGCTCCGGTCGAGCTGCTGACATCGCTGCTGCGATATGT
Coding sequences within:
- a CDS encoding type II secretion system protein J, encoding MMVAIQSGVRTTHGFTLIEMLAALAIGSAVIAATAMLINNVALNFDRRTGLVGKADQLLLAVDRIAADLGSARQVRQSGTGADTTVAFNGDAAQVRFITGSGNQGEEVVSLQVEETDGVSHLVRRRARSLGERTAFASVTLGDPVQLIEGQVDMSFTFGSLDADGTLSWNETWSGRPILPRLVRLNIRDRASGADLLRGVQFVLRADAPIGCAQGEAGAECVSGKPAAPKQTEPAKDAPAGGRG